The Toxorhynchites rutilus septentrionalis strain SRP chromosome 3, ASM2978413v1, whole genome shotgun sequence genome includes a region encoding these proteins:
- the LOC129774168 gene encoding uncharacterized protein LOC129774168, with product MKLLIAVTILALVKLSSQADYCNKALCKKDKHVACNGLTSLSPSCGAKAEMVVLDDKLKTLIVDKHNQLRSKIASGKQAPYPQAARMATMQWNAELADIAVHNARSCNFAHDKCRNTNAFNAAGQNLAIKSYYGQTFTDTELINGFIDAWYDEYSDANPSFVAKYPENYSGPMIGHFTQVVSASSTQVGCALVSYETAPWLNKYFVCNYARTNIIGLPVYEAGNSCSKCTEGCNPNYPGLCNPSEPIDPRVFRITVTVLALVELSTQTNYCDKALCGPKKHVSCNGLTSLAPSCGSEAKVIPMDDKLKALILNKHNEFRSKIATGKQAPYLPAARMTTMLWDTELENLAGANAMSCNFGHDQCRNTDAFNAAGQNIAIKSYYGKTYTDEEIITGFIDAWYNEFANANQAIIDKYPKDYKGPMMGHFTQVVSDRAAKVGCSLVQYKTDGKWINKLMTCDYSITNVVGQPIYEAGNACSKCTKGCNPQYPGLCNPSEPINARI from the exons ATGAAGCTTCTAATAGCAG TTACTATCCTGGCTTTAGTAAAGCTATCAAGCCAAGCCGATTATTGTAATAAGGCGCTGTGTAAAAAAGACAAGCATGTCGCCTGCAATGGACTTACTTCTCTGAGCCCATCATGCGGTGCGAAAGCCGAAATGGTCGTCCTGGATGACAAGCTCAAAACTCTGATCGTTGATAAACATAATCAGCTTCGTAGCAAAATCGCCAGTGGTAAGCAAGCACCTTATCCACAAGCTGCTCGTATGGCAACAATG CAATGGAATGCTGAATTGGCAGATATTGCTGTCCACAACGCAAGAAGCTGTAATTTCGCTCACGACAAGTGTCGCAACACCAATGCCTTCAATGCAGCCGGCCAAAATCTTGCCATTAAATCCTACTACGGGCAAACATTCACAGATACTGAACTTATTAATGGATTCATTGATGCTTGGTATGATGAATATTCCGACGCAAATCCAAGTTTTGTTGCCAAATATCCAGAGAATTATAGCGG ACCGATGATTGGACACTTCACCCAAGTCGTTTCGGCCAGTAGCACACAAGTGGGTTGTGCGCTGGTTAGCTATGAGACTGCACCTTGGTTGAACAAATATTTCGTGTGTAACTACGCCCGGACCAACATCATCGGCCTGCCAGTTTACGAGGCTGGAAACTCCTGCTCCAAGTGTACGGAGGGTTGCAACCCGAACTACCCTGGTTTGTGCAATCCATCGGAACCGATCGATCCAAG AGTGTTTCGGATTACAGTTACTGTCTTGGCTTTGGTAGAACTATCTACCCAAACTAATTACTGCGATAAAGCACTATGTGGACCAAAAAAACATGTTAGCTGCAATGGATTGACTTCGTTGGCCCCATCGTGTGGCTCGGAGGCCAAGGTCATCCCCATGGATGATAAGCTGAAGGCTTTGATCCTTAATAAGCACAATGAGTTCCGCAGTAAGATTGCTACGGGAAAACAAGCACCGTACTTACCAGCTGCTCGTATGACTACAATG CTATGGGATACTGAGTTGGAAAATCTTGCTGGCGCCAACGCCATGAGCTGTAATTTCGGTCACGACCAGTGTCGCAATACTGATGCCTTCAACGCAGCCGGCCAGAATATCGCCATCAAATCGTACTACGGAAAGACGTACACTGACGAAGAGATTATTACTGGATTCATTGATGCATGGTATAATGAATTCGCTAATGCTAACCAAGCTATTATAGACAAATATCCGAAAGATTACAAAGG accGATGATGGGACATTTCACCCAAGTCGTTTCAGACCGTGCCGCTAAAGTAGGTTGTTCATTAGTTCAATACAAGACGGATGGAAAGTGGATCAACAAGCTCATGACATGTGATTACTCCATAACCAACGTTGTCGGCCAGCCAATTTACGAGGCTGGAAACGCCTGCTCCAAGTGTACGAAGGGCTGCAACCCGCAGTATCCTGGATTGTGCAATCCATCTGAACCGATTAACGCAAGAATTTAG